In Luteitalea sp. TBR-22, one genomic interval encodes:
- a CDS encoding sugar phosphate isomerase/epimerase, with amino-acid sequence MPPRAWRSLPSPRVPRTPRSCLGFPRGIKTSCNLYSFNGPLTSGQMSLEQVIEFCAEIGFDAVDPTGYYFKGYPAVPDHTLIYRIKHLAFSLGLAISGTGVRNDFAVPDAGKRDADVAHVTRWVDVAAKLGAPVLRVFDGRVMPDGVPKAQVMDWIVDGIQRCVTAGEARGVMIVLQNHNDALKVAADYLEIRRRIPSPWFGLNVDIGSLRTTNDPYAEIAMLAPYAYTWQVKELVYRNNKEERVDLKQIARILKDARYRGYVPIETLGPGDPKEKVRRYLDEFRAALAM; translated from the coding sequence GTGCCGCCGCGGGCCTGGCGCTCCCTGCCTTCGCCGCGAGTCCCGCGCACGCCTCGGTCGTGCCTGGGTTTCCCGCGCGGCATCAAGACGAGCTGCAACCTGTACTCGTTCAACGGCCCGCTCACCAGCGGCCAGATGTCGCTCGAGCAGGTGATCGAGTTCTGCGCCGAGATCGGCTTCGACGCAGTGGACCCGACCGGCTACTACTTCAAGGGCTATCCGGCGGTACCCGACCACACGCTGATCTACCGGATCAAGCACCTGGCGTTCAGCCTGGGGTTGGCGATCAGCGGGACCGGCGTGCGCAACGACTTCGCGGTGCCAGACGCGGGCAAGCGCGATGCCGACGTCGCGCACGTGACCCGCTGGGTCGATGTCGCCGCGAAGCTTGGCGCGCCGGTCCTGCGCGTGTTCGACGGGCGCGTGATGCCCGACGGCGTGCCGAAGGCACAGGTGATGGACTGGATCGTCGACGGGATCCAGCGCTGCGTGACGGCCGGCGAGGCGCGCGGCGTGATGATCGTGCTGCAGAACCACAACGACGCGCTGAAGGTCGCCGCCGACTACCTGGAGATCCGCCGGCGCATCCCGTCGCCGTGGTTCGGCCTGAACGTCGACATCGGCAGCCTGCGGACCACCAACGACCCCTACGCCGAGATCGCGATGCTGGCGCCGTACGCCTACACGTGGCAGGTGAAGGAACTGGTCTACCGGAACAACAAGGAAGAGCGCGTCGACCTGAAGCAGATCGCGCGCATCCTCAAGGACGCGCGCTATCGCGGCTACGTGCCGATCGAGACGCTCGGGCCGGGCGATCCGAAGGAGAAGGTGCGGCGCTACCTGGACGAGTTCCGCGCTGCGCTGGCAATGTGA
- a CDS encoding DUF1080 domain-containing protein gives MRPLLALAFGLLIPTVAAAQSRPEWTPLFNGKDLTGWTNINTDPDTWFVKDGMLMTTGKPLGVMCSDKMYENFVLHIEWMHHEAGGNSGVFIWSAARPSPEGRLPDGLEVQMLEVDWPKLHVKDGVMPTDDYVHGELFGVGGVQIIPDNPRGPRSKSIEKRALPRENWNVYDLVAVDGVAKLSVNGKFVNGIRNSSRRKGYLCMEAEGAPIQWRNAWIMELPGGVTTPDMIAPERGK, from the coding sequence ATGCGCCCTCTCCTCGCCCTCGCTTTCGGCCTGTTGATCCCCACCGTTGCCGCCGCCCAATCGCGTCCCGAGTGGACGCCGCTGTTCAACGGCAAGGACCTCACCGGCTGGACCAACATCAACACCGACCCCGACACCTGGTTCGTGAAGGACGGCATGCTGATGACCACGGGCAAGCCGCTGGGCGTGATGTGCAGCGACAAGATGTACGAGAACTTCGTGCTCCACATCGAGTGGATGCACCACGAGGCCGGCGGCAACTCCGGCGTGTTCATCTGGAGCGCCGCGCGTCCCTCACCCGAGGGGCGCCTGCCGGACGGCCTCGAAGTGCAGATGCTGGAGGTCGACTGGCCGAAGCTGCACGTGAAGGACGGCGTGATGCCGACCGACGACTACGTGCATGGCGAGCTGTTCGGCGTCGGCGGCGTGCAGATCATCCCCGACAACCCGCGCGGTCCGCGCAGCAAGTCGATCGAGAAGCGGGCCCTGCCGCGCGAGAACTGGAACGTCTACGACCTGGTCGCCGTGGATGGCGTCGCCAAGCTGTCGGTCAACGGCAAGTTCGTCAACGGCATCCGCAACTCGTCGCGCCGCAAGGGCTACCTGTGCATGGAGGCCGAGGGCGCGCCGATCCAGTGGCGCAACGCCTGGATCATGGAACTTCCAGGCGGCGTGACGACGCCGGACATGATTGCGCCGGAGCGGGGCAAGTGA
- a CDS encoding SGNH/GDSL hydrolase family protein: MAKRASGAAPRGRRAALKGAVLVAVAVAGLAVPAWAQVAVAEDRWAKEIAAFEAEDATRPFPEGGTVFVGSSSIRLWDLATAFPGRPVLNRGFGGTQIGDSVRHVERLVLRHRPATVIFYAGDNDLAAGRTPQQVQADFHAFVTRVHTALPRTRIAFIAIKPSLARWALIAKVREANRLVRAECDRDDRLGYVDVDGPMLGWDGKPRPDLFIQDGLHLSAKGYALWNTLVAPFLE; this comes from the coding sequence GTGGCCAAGAGGGCGTCGGGCGCCGCTCCTCGAGGCCGCCGCGCCGCCCTCAAGGGGGCCGTCCTCGTCGCAGTTGCTGTCGCCGGGCTTGCGGTGCCGGCGTGGGCGCAGGTCGCGGTCGCCGAGGACCGCTGGGCGAAGGAGATCGCGGCGTTCGAGGCCGAGGACGCCACCCGCCCGTTTCCCGAGGGCGGCACGGTGTTCGTCGGCAGTTCCAGCATCAGGCTCTGGGACCTCGCCACGGCCTTCCCGGGGCGGCCGGTGCTCAACCGCGGCTTCGGCGGCACGCAGATCGGCGACTCGGTCAGGCACGTCGAGCGCCTCGTCCTGCGGCACAGGCCGGCGACGGTGATCTTCTACGCCGGCGACAACGATCTCGCCGCCGGTCGCACGCCACAACAGGTGCAGGCCGACTTCCATGCCTTCGTGACCCGGGTCCACACCGCGTTGCCGCGCACCCGCATCGCGTTCATTGCCATCAAGCCGAGCCTGGCGCGCTGGGCGCTCATCGCGAAGGTCCGCGAGGCGAACCGACTGGTGCGCGCCGAGTGCGACCGTGACGATCGCCTCGGCTACGTCGACGTCGACGGGCCGATGCTCGGCTGGGACGGCAAGCCGCGGCCCGACCTGTTCATCCAGGACGGCCTGCACCTCTCGGCGAAGGGCTACGCGCTCTGGAACACGCTGGTGGCGCCGTTTCTCGAATAG
- a CDS encoding Gfo/Idh/MocA family protein, with the protein MIHRVAVLGLGHWYSAYGLARALPEYPQATLVAAADPDPRRLSTYCDTFRCEAVADYTDVLSREDVDIVHIAAPVRDIPELTMRAARAGKHIVMGKPMAMTVAQADEMVRVVEASGVTCVPFQGLMRLRHQAIKARVAAGEIGDLAVMHQTGRWAIAEDWYMSGTPGWFVDPAQVPGGAFIDEGIYWIDLFRWLAGSEVVEVDARMRNIVHRDLPVEDWGFAVFTFANGVTATLEASWTINAPRVTGPSPKRNSVVRLELVGTRGELMEQWFRSPGGAVLKAGAEDWVFERVSEEAFGPATPMPLHHLITCVEQGVTPAATIRDARDSFVVAMAAYESARQGRPVRLDLAPR; encoded by the coding sequence ATGATCCATCGCGTCGCCGTCCTCGGCCTCGGCCACTGGTATTCCGCCTACGGGCTCGCGCGCGCGCTGCCCGAGTACCCGCAGGCGACGCTTGTCGCGGCCGCAGATCCCGACCCGCGGCGGCTGTCCACCTACTGCGACACGTTCCGCTGCGAGGCCGTCGCCGACTACACCGACGTCCTGTCGCGTGAGGACGTCGACATCGTGCACATCGCGGCACCGGTGCGCGACATCCCCGAGTTGACCATGCGGGCGGCCCGCGCCGGCAAGCACATCGTGATGGGCAAGCCGATGGCGATGACCGTCGCGCAAGCCGACGAGATGGTCCGCGTCGTCGAGGCCAGCGGCGTCACGTGCGTGCCCTTCCAGGGGTTGATGCGGCTCCGGCACCAGGCCATCAAGGCCCGCGTGGCGGCCGGCGAGATCGGCGACCTGGCCGTCATGCACCAGACCGGCCGGTGGGCGATCGCCGAGGACTGGTACATGTCGGGCACGCCCGGCTGGTTCGTCGATCCCGCGCAGGTCCCCGGCGGCGCCTTCATCGACGAGGGCATCTACTGGATCGACCTGTTCCGGTGGCTCGCGGGCAGCGAGGTGGTGGAGGTCGATGCACGGATGCGCAACATCGTCCATCGCGACCTGCCGGTGGAGGACTGGGGGTTCGCGGTGTTCACGTTCGCCAACGGCGTCACGGCGACGCTCGAGGCGTCGTGGACGATCAACGCGCCGCGGGTGACGGGCCCCTCGCCCAAGCGCAACAGCGTGGTGCGACTCGAACTGGTCGGCACGCGGGGCGAGTTGATGGAGCAGTGGTTCCGCTCGCCCGGTGGCGCCGTGCTCAAGGCGGGCGCCGAGGACTGGGTGTTCGAGCGCGTCAGCGAGGAGGCCTTCGGCCCGGCCACGCCGATGCCGCTGCATCACCTGATCACGTGCGTCGAGCAGGGCGTGACGCCCGCGGCGACCATCCGCGACGCGCGCGACTCGTTCGTCGTGGCCATGGCGGCCTACGAGTCGGCACGGCAGGGGCGCCCGGTGCGGCTCGACCTCGCCCCACGGTGA
- a CDS encoding RNA polymerase sigma factor encodes MSTIHRSHASPAPPPPSTQQAFRHLMRRAQDGDGSALHLLFAQHVGPLRRWARGRLPRWARTVADTADLVQEALVQTLRRLGDFEPQGHQALQAYLRRAVDNRIHDEFRRIARRGLAATLDEAHADTRPSPLEEAVAQETEARYRQALARLRPGDRRLVVARVELGYSLEQLALMTNRPRVDTARVALRRALERLALEMARA; translated from the coding sequence GTGAGTACGATCCACCGCTCCCACGCCTCGCCCGCGCCGCCGCCGCCGAGCACGCAGCAAGCGTTCCGTCACCTGATGCGCCGTGCACAGGATGGCGACGGTTCGGCGCTGCACCTGCTCTTCGCGCAGCATGTCGGGCCGCTGCGGCGCTGGGCCCGTGGTCGCCTGCCCCGCTGGGCGCGCACCGTGGCCGACACCGCCGATCTCGTGCAGGAGGCGCTCGTGCAGACGCTGCGTCGGCTCGGCGACTTCGAGCCGCAGGGCCACCAGGCGCTGCAGGCCTACCTGCGCCGCGCCGTCGACAACCGCATCCATGACGAGTTCCGGCGTATCGCCCGTCGTGGCCTTGCGGCGACCCTCGACGAGGCGCACGCCGACACGCGGCCCTCGCCACTCGAGGAGGCCGTGGCGCAGGAGACCGAGGCCCGCTATCGCCAGGCGCTCGCTCGCCTGCGCCCGGGTGATCGGCGACTGGTCGTGGCGCGCGTCGAGCTGGGGTATTCGCTCGAACAACTCGCCCTGATGACCAACCGCCCGCGCGTGGACACCGCGCGGGTTGCCCTCCGGCGCGCCCTCGAGCGGCTCGCGCTGGAGATGGCGCGTGCCTGA
- a CDS encoding serine/threonine-protein kinase translates to MFAWLPEADRRWVVEAGVAVVARLAAPDGHTVGAILVGTRADGRASSRRALAFVSAAAGTAGVALATLATTAGGDAPRVCAAADELPYECQACGRLSPEAARCACGGATVLAALPAVLNEAFALERRIGRGGMGVVYRAYDTRLDRLVALKTLPALAPPAAQALQAEARAMAALEHPSIASLYGLERWRGTPVLVVEYLAGGTLASRIATGPMRPGDVVVLARVLAEALATLHARGWLHGDIKPSNIGLTRDGVPKLLDFGLTRWHAMAAPGPGGSGTVRPADGTRSGALAGTPLYLSPEALDGHPAGDADDVWALALVIVELITGVHPFRADTLDAVADRVRAHPTIDVRHWAPATPPWLAEALAAALHPDRRQRLTRARVLADVLERPASAHEHGAAAS, encoded by the coding sequence ATGTTCGCGTGGCTGCCGGAGGCGGACCGGCGCTGGGTGGTCGAGGCCGGCGTGGCCGTCGTGGCGCGCCTGGCGGCACCCGACGGGCACACCGTCGGCGCCATCCTGGTCGGGACGCGGGCCGACGGTCGGGCCAGCTCGCGTCGCGCGCTCGCGTTCGTCTCCGCAGCGGCGGGCACGGCCGGCGTGGCGCTCGCGACGCTGGCGACGACGGCCGGGGGCGATGCGCCACGGGTGTGCGCCGCCGCCGACGAACTGCCCTACGAATGCCAGGCCTGCGGGCGGCTGTCGCCGGAGGCGGCACGTTGCGCGTGTGGCGGGGCGACGGTCCTGGCGGCGCTGCCGGCCGTCCTCAACGAGGCCTTCGCGTTGGAACGCCGCATCGGCCGCGGCGGCATGGGCGTCGTCTACCGGGCGTACGACACGCGCCTCGATCGACTCGTGGCCCTGAAGACGCTGCCGGCGCTGGCACCGCCGGCGGCCCAGGCCCTGCAGGCGGAGGCGCGCGCGATGGCGGCGCTCGAGCACCCGTCGATCGCGTCGCTGTACGGGCTCGAGCGATGGCGGGGGACGCCGGTGCTCGTGGTGGAGTACCTCGCGGGCGGCACGCTGGCCTCGCGCATCGCGACCGGCCCGATGCGTCCCGGCGACGTCGTGGTGCTCGCGCGGGTCCTCGCCGAGGCGCTGGCCACGCTGCACGCCCGCGGCTGGCTGCACGGCGACATCAAGCCGAGCAACATCGGCCTCACCCGCGACGGCGTGCCCAAGTTGCTCGACTTCGGTCTCACGCGCTGGCACGCGATGGCGGCGCCGGGGCCGGGCGGGTCGGGCACGGTTCGACCTGCCGACGGCACCCGCAGCGGCGCGCTCGCCGGCACGCCCCTCTATCTCTCTCCCGAGGCACTCGACGGTCACCCCGCAGGCGACGCCGACGACGTGTGGGCGCTCGCACTCGTCATCGTCGAGCTGATCACCGGCGTGCATCCCTTCCGGGCCGACACGCTCGACGCGGTGGCGGACCGCGTGCGGGCGCACCCGACGATCGACGTGCGCCACTGGGCGCCGGCCACCCCGCCCTGGCTGGCCGAGGCGCTCGCGGCCGCGCTTCACCCCGATCGCCGCCAGCGCCTGACTCGCGCCCGTGTCCTGGCCGACGTGCTCGAGCGGCCTGCCAGTGCCCACGAGCACGGCGCCGCCGCATCCTGA
- a CDS encoding N-acetylmuramidase domain-containing protein: MLTIPDQTWTALAEVLQVEKAVLQAVAQVESGGSGFLDTQPPRPKVLFEGHYFHRLTGGRFSASHPTLSFPKWTRKYYARTGLGEWARLDQAIALDRAAALQSASWGAFQIMGANFADAGCVDVEAFVTAQWTSADTQLECFTRFIGRAWYLDPLRAKDWATFARRYNGPGYAENQYDVKLSRAYDAWVAAASASPRGHRTMQGLLARGGASRPPGRPIAPSSSVATRAPLLRLVRADALDLRDWPYRPRVGQAPPASCWPARLRPVSQQGRSSACTGFALATVIEYLLDRAGRQVETISGHMLYDMARRYDEWADNDAQDQGSSLRGALRGWYYHGASAASLWRGASMPGASLDDDDWWLDAVKRPLGAYFRVQADMVPDMHSALAETGVLYASALTHAGWDALHHATATPVPATVESIPVIEPREGLPDAGHAFAIVGYTEHGFVVHNSWGDRWGAGGFAILSYADWRQNAMDCWVAQLGVVTDEHRAVAEAPTLRVDVASGRVELSSNPQLATHEIAPFVVTVDAEGRFCTRGRFRTNADDVDLLVEEHLPRACDRWGCADGVDVAIIAHDGLTGEDGAIGRALHWIPTMYSAAILPVFLLWETDAAGGVRKLLEAKVASDDAPARPMPWRAVTPSALLAWHDERIEGRLRQPGRALWREVHDHAVAIATAGDAAFLTLAERLRARARRRSLPPLRLHLVAHSAGALVATHAVPEIARRRLDLRTMSLIAPAVGVETFTSVAGPALAARDVRLLVAHLTDAAERSDATCAPYGRSLLWLVSRVLEEEPGTPLLGLEAHLAPAILEREWGSRTIRQASPGGVTPAGQRVATATTHGSLPEDPAVVQAIVRHIKGG; the protein is encoded by the coding sequence ATGCTGACCATTCCCGACCAGACGTGGACCGCGCTCGCCGAGGTGCTGCAGGTGGAGAAGGCCGTCCTGCAGGCGGTGGCGCAGGTGGAGTCGGGCGGCTCGGGCTTCCTCGACACGCAACCGCCGCGGCCGAAGGTGCTCTTCGAAGGCCACTACTTCCACAGGCTGACCGGCGGACGGTTCTCCGCGTCGCACCCGACGCTCAGCTTTCCGAAATGGACGCGGAAGTACTACGCCAGGACCGGACTGGGTGAGTGGGCGCGGCTCGATCAGGCGATCGCGCTCGACCGCGCCGCGGCCCTGCAGTCGGCCAGCTGGGGCGCGTTCCAGATCATGGGCGCGAATTTCGCCGACGCCGGGTGCGTCGACGTGGAAGCGTTCGTCACGGCGCAGTGGACCAGCGCCGACACGCAACTGGAGTGCTTCACGCGATTCATCGGGCGCGCCTGGTACCTCGATCCGCTGCGCGCGAAGGACTGGGCGACCTTCGCCCGCCGGTACAACGGGCCCGGCTACGCCGAGAACCAGTACGACGTGAAGTTGTCACGTGCCTACGACGCGTGGGTGGCTGCTGCGTCGGCCTCGCCGCGGGGGCACCGGACCATGCAGGGACTGCTGGCGCGCGGCGGCGCGTCACGCCCGCCGGGCAGGCCGATCGCGCCGTCCTCGTCGGTTGCGACGCGCGCGCCGCTGCTGCGTCTGGTGCGCGCCGATGCGCTCGACCTGCGTGACTGGCCGTACCGACCGCGCGTCGGCCAGGCGCCCCCGGCCTCGTGCTGGCCCGCACGCCTGCGTCCCGTCTCGCAGCAGGGGCGATCCAGCGCCTGCACGGGATTCGCGCTGGCCACCGTGATCGAGTACCTGCTCGACCGCGCCGGGCGCCAGGTCGAGACGATCTCGGGGCACATGCTCTACGACATGGCCCGCCGCTACGACGAGTGGGCCGACAACGACGCGCAGGATCAGGGGTCGTCGCTGCGTGGCGCGCTGCGCGGCTGGTACTACCACGGCGCGAGCGCCGCCTCGCTCTGGCGTGGCGCGTCGATGCCGGGCGCCAGCCTCGACGACGACGACTGGTGGCTCGATGCCGTGAAGCGGCCGCTGGGCGCGTACTTCCGCGTCCAGGCCGACATGGTCCCCGACATGCACAGCGCCCTGGCCGAGACCGGTGTGTTGTACGCCAGCGCCCTCACCCACGCCGGCTGGGACGCCCTGCATCACGCCACCGCGACGCCGGTGCCCGCCACCGTCGAGTCAATCCCGGTGATCGAGCCACGCGAGGGCCTGCCCGACGCCGGGCATGCCTTCGCCATCGTGGGCTACACCGAGCACGGGTTCGTCGTGCACAACTCCTGGGGTGACCGCTGGGGCGCCGGTGGCTTTGCCATCCTGTCGTACGCCGACTGGCGGCAGAACGCGATGGACTGCTGGGTGGCCCAACTCGGTGTCGTCACCGACGAGCATCGGGCCGTCGCCGAGGCGCCCACCCTCCGCGTCGATGTCGCCTCCGGACGCGTGGAGCTCTCGAGCAACCCGCAACTGGCGACCCACGAGATCGCCCCCTTCGTCGTGACCGTGGATGCCGAGGGCCGGTTCTGTACGCGGGGCCGCTTCCGCACCAACGCCGACGACGTCGACCTGCTCGTCGAGGAGCACCTGCCCCGCGCCTGCGACCGCTGGGGCTGTGCCGACGGCGTCGATGTCGCGATCATCGCGCACGACGGGCTGACCGGCGAGGACGGTGCGATCGGCCGCGCCCTGCACTGGATCCCGACGATGTACTCGGCGGCCATCCTGCCCGTGTTCCTGCTCTGGGAAACCGATGCCGCCGGCGGCGTGCGCAAGCTGCTCGAAGCCAAGGTGGCGTCCGACGACGCGCCGGCCAGGCCGATGCCGTGGCGCGCGGTCACGCCGTCGGCGTTGCTGGCCTGGCACGACGAGCGGATCGAGGGGCGGCTCCGGCAGCCCGGGCGCGCGCTCTGGCGCGAGGTCCATGACCACGCCGTCGCCATTGCGACGGCCGGGGACGCGGCGTTCCTGACGCTGGCCGAGCGCCTGCGGGCGCGGGCCCGGCGGCGGTCGCTGCCACCGCTGCGGTTGCACCTGGTGGCGCACTCGGCTGGCGCGCTCGTGGCGACGCATGCCGTCCCGGAGATCGCCAGGCGACGGCTCGACCTGCGCACCATGTCGCTGATCGCCCCGGCCGTCGGCGTCGAGACGTTCACCAGCGTGGCCGGGCCGGCCCTCGCGGCCCGCGACGTCCGCCTGCTCGTCGCTCACCTCACCGACGCGGCCGAGCGCAGTGACGCGACGTGCGCACCCTACGGCCGTTCGTTGCTGTGGCTGGTGTCACGGGTGCTCGAGGAGGAACCGGGCACGCCGTTACTGGGGCTCGAGGCGCACCTGGCGCCAGCGATCCTCGAGCGGGAGTGGGGGAGCCGGACGATACGCCAGGCCTCGCCCGGTGGCGTGACGCCGGCCGGGCAGCGCGTCGCGACGGCGACGACGCACGGCAGCCTGCCCGAGGACCCGGCCGTGGTCCAGGCGATCGTCAGGCACATCAAGGGGGGCTGA
- a CDS encoding phosphatase PAP2 family protein, whose translation MRHRHVLVLAALFASCPVVASAQDAPVVATVADVGGNAATPATSISPATTDGDAAPADATTAASAAGDTTAVAPGRPLRMPSMASLVTSLRGDLRQTASVDNAVIMLTASASAALIHPYDYRITEYFSSSPTLATVLGPGKVLGGFAVQFGGAWVTYGIGRALKHERAAVVGADLVRAQLVNTVFTQGLKLSVNRTRPDGTDWSFPSGHASGTFANAAVLHRHFGWKVGAPAYAVATYVAASRLQANRHFASDVIFGAGVGLISGRAVTVGRGAQRFAVGPMAVPGGGAGISFTRID comes from the coding sequence ATGCGACACCGACACGTCCTCGTCCTCGCCGCCCTGTTTGCGTCGTGCCCCGTCGTGGCCAGCGCCCAGGATGCGCCGGTGGTCGCGACCGTCGCCGACGTCGGCGGCAACGCGGCAACGCCGGCGACGTCGATCTCGCCGGCCACCACCGACGGGGACGCGGCGCCGGCTGATGCGACCACGGCGGCTTCGGCGGCCGGCGACACGACGGCCGTTGCGCCAGGCAGGCCCCTCCGGATGCCGTCGATGGCCTCGCTCGTCACGAGCCTGCGCGGCGACCTGCGGCAGACCGCCTCGGTGGACAACGCGGTCATCATGCTGACCGCAAGCGCTTCGGCAGCGCTGATCCACCCGTACGACTACCGCATCACCGAGTACTTCTCGTCGTCGCCCACGCTGGCCACCGTCCTCGGACCGGGCAAGGTGCTGGGCGGCTTCGCCGTGCAGTTCGGCGGGGCGTGGGTCACGTACGGCATCGGTCGGGCGCTGAAGCACGAGCGCGCGGCCGTGGTCGGCGCCGATCTGGTGCGCGCGCAGCTGGTGAACACGGTCTTCACGCAGGGTCTGAAGCTCTCGGTGAACCGCACGCGGCCCGACGGCACCGACTGGTCGTTCCCGTCAGGACACGCGTCGGGCACGTTCGCCAACGCCGCCGTGCTCCACCGGCACTTCGGCTGGAAGGTCGGCGCGCCGGCGTACGCGGTGGCCACCTACGTCGCGGCATCGCGACTGCAGGCCAATCGCCACTTCGCCAGCGACGTGATCTTCGGCGCGGGCGTGGGGCTCATCTCCGGCCGTGCGGTCACCGTCGGCCGTGGCGCGCAGCGCTTCGCCGTGGGCCCGATGGCCGTGCCGGGCGGCGGCGCCGGCATCTCGTTCACACGCATCGATTGA
- a CDS encoding GDSL-type esterase/lipase family protein, whose translation MATSPRLAASLALLLTVLACASPRAEAQAALAPATPQPLDLSRFEKDILAFEAADRATPPPQGAILFVGSSIFRLWKDLPTQMAPLPVINRAFGGSRTPEQLHYFERIVLPYRPRVIVYYCGSNDVNAGETAQAIAARVEQFSERVRTALPGTRVYFASIIKAPQKRDRWDVVDRANALVRAHADTAPGRGYIDLNPALQDERGEPLMDLYLADRLHYLPPAYERISAVVKPVVAQAWSEVARP comes from the coding sequence ATGGCCACATCCCCTCGACTGGCAGCCTCGCTGGCGCTGCTGCTCACGGTGCTGGCATGCGCGTCGCCACGCGCCGAGGCGCAGGCCGCGCTGGCGCCTGCCACGCCCCAGCCCCTCGACCTCAGTCGCTTCGAGAAGGACATCCTCGCATTCGAGGCCGCCGATCGCGCGACGCCTCCGCCGCAGGGGGCCATCCTGTTCGTCGGCAGCAGCATCTTCCGCCTGTGGAAGGATCTGCCCACGCAGATGGCGCCGCTGCCGGTCATCAACCGTGCCTTCGGCGGGTCGCGCACCCCCGAGCAGCTGCACTACTTCGAGCGCATCGTCCTGCCCTATCGGCCGCGCGTCATCGTGTACTACTGCGGCAGCAACGACGTGAACGCCGGCGAGACCGCCCAAGCCATCGCCGCGCGCGTCGAGCAGTTCTCGGAGCGGGTGCGGACGGCCCTGCCGGGCACGCGCGTGTACTTCGCCTCGATCATCAAGGCGCCCCAGAAGCGCGATCGCTGGGACGTGGTCGACCGCGCCAACGCGCTGGTGCGCGCCCATGCCGACACGGCACCGGGTCGTGGCTACATCGACCTCAATCCGGCGCTGCAGGACGAGCGGGGCGAGCCGCTGATGGACCTCTATCTCGCCGACCGGTTGCACTACCTGCCGCCGGCCTACGAGCGCATCTCGGCCGTCGTCAAGCCGGTCGTCGCGCAGGCCTGGAGCGAGGTGGCACGGCCCTGA
- a CDS encoding dienelactone hydrolase family protein, with product MHADTDRPSLSAWWRTACLALCVVAGGVPVVAPATAGLAGAPDQSAPAPSLAVSRQLRDMMTPAGRVRFDLYRPATLPAGPRPLVVVAHGFWRSRAQMAGWGRHLATQGYVVAVPDLPAWSDHARNGRALQALVASLLAWPPDAVPMDRARVALVGFSAGGLAALLAAADDPSVLVWVGLDPVDRDGLGVRAAARLRARAVVLQAEPSACNGRGNARSLVAALGDRVEVIRIPGATHVDAEWPTSLAARAACGGTDAGRRQAFVQAATDALERAFGAPSGARP from the coding sequence TTGCATGCCGACACCGACCGGCCTTCCCTGAGCGCCTGGTGGCGCACGGCATGCCTGGCGCTCTGCGTGGTTGCCGGCGGCGTCCCCGTCGTCGCGCCGGCCACTGCGGGCCTGGCGGGCGCGCCTGACCAGTCGGCCCCGGCACCCTCGCTGGCGGTCTCGCGACAACTGCGCGACATGATGACGCCGGCCGGACGCGTGCGTTTCGACCTCTACCGGCCCGCGACCTTGCCCGCCGGGCCGCGTCCGCTCGTCGTCGTCGCGCACGGGTTCTGGCGCAGTCGTGCGCAGATGGCCGGCTGGGGGCGACACCTCGCCACGCAGGGCTACGTCGTCGCCGTCCCCGACCTGCCGGCGTGGTCCGATCACGCGCGCAACGGCCGCGCCCTGCAGGCCCTCGTCGCCTCGCTGCTGGCGTGGCCGCCGGATGCGGTGCCGATGGACCGGGCCCGCGTGGCGCTCGTGGGGTTCTCGGCCGGAGGGCTGGCGGCGCTGCTGGCCGCCGCCGACGATCCGAGCGTCCTCGTGTGGGTCGGACTCGACCCCGTGGATCGCGATGGGCTGGGGGTGCGGGCCGCGGCGCGCCTGCGCGCTCGTGCCGTGGTACTGCAGGCCGAGCCCTCGGCGTGCAACGGGAGGGGCAACGCCCGCAGCCTCGTCGCGGCGCTGGGAGATCGGGTCGAGGTGATCCGCATCCCGGGGGCGACCCACGTCGACGCCGAGTGGCCGACCAGCCTCGCGGCACGTGCCGCGTGCGGCGGGACCGATGCGGGGCGACGCCAGGCGTTCGTGCAGGCGGCCACCGATGCCCTGGAGCGCGCGTTCGGTGCACCGTCGGGCGCCCGGCCCTGA